ATTGAACAGTTTCAGTCTTCCCTAGCAAAGGTATGCAACAGCAcaccctttttgttttccatggattatttaaaaataatctgctgaACAACATTACCTTCCTTCTTGAAATGGAGAATTCCTTTTTACATTGCTTGCAGTGGGTTGCTTCATCATCCTTCAGCCATGTATGACCCTGGAAAATTGTATTGAAAACCACACTGGAGATACAAATAAATTTATAGGCATTCTACCAATGTTGTTGGTATTTTTCAAAAGCCACCTTTTAACCAGGGTGAAATCTGAAGGTGTTAAATTCATATTCTTAGTCAAAATATCCATGAGAGAGTACCTTTAGTGCtttatttacttctttaatGTCTTCCATCTTCAGCTTcgatctggaaaaaaaatatatcctgcatgagtttttattttgttgtgtttggtTTTCCCTGCCATTCCACTGTCAAGCCACTGAACCCCAACCCCCAAGGAGCTCCCTGTTACCCCTCTGAACCACTCACTGGGAAACTGTCAACTCAGAGTTTGCCCCTTTTTCAGTATAAACAGAAAAACGTaaggaaaagcagtttcagtGTAAGAACTAAACATTTCCTTTAATGTTTCCTCTCAGCCAGCTTACTCTGACAAGATCCTCCCTCACTTTTATTTCATGGCTCTTTAGTTTCTCATACATAGCAGCTGCCTCCTAAAATTCTCACatcaattgatttttttaagtgaatgaGGTTTAAAATTCTTGGTATTAGTCTGATACTCCAGCTTATGCCATTTACAGGAGTTCTGTTCTGTAGAACTTACTGGCTGAGATGAAGACCCATTTCTTGAAgagcctgctcctgctcctcacggaccttcttcagctgctgcttctcatcTTGCAGTTTTCTCAGTTCCTATAAAATCAAGCACAAAATCAAGTTTTTTGTGCACTGTTTGACCTATAACCTTAATTAGTCTACTCAAGCAATTCACAAGAATCATCTCCTTTGCAAATCCCCCTATTTCTaaggtttgatttttaaaattacatggGTGAGCTACCCACAGGTTCTGCACAAACAATGGAATCATTTAACCATATTTACcaagaaaaggaacattttcaggCTTTGAATATCCTTCAACATAGCTAGAACATGGCAGTCCTGTGCGAACACAGGAGCACACAGACAGATACAGGTGCACACTTGTGTCCTCAGAAACTGCTCCATACGTGGCAGCAAAACCTCTTCAGGTTAACAAGAATGTtcatgcttaaaaaataaatcacattcagtttttctgaatGCTTGAAACTGTGCATACCTTTTTCAGTCCTTCCATCTGTTGCAATTCTGTTTTAAGCAGAGTGGTTGCATCCTTCTCTTGGTGCAGTTCTTTTTGCAAAGTTTGTCTCTGTtccttttcagattttaattccttttccagagttgagctatttaaaaataattcattctaaaaaaaccctataGCAGAAGAATATCCTATAGCACTTAAGGATAGGAACAGTGTGAGAAGTAGAAGTCTTGTCCAAAAGGGGGCAAAACTAGAATGGTattctgggaaaggaaagaacaagCAGTAGACATCAAAAATGTTAACACTGTTTAACATATGTTAACATTTTCAggtcacagaaaacaaacagcagtgaagggctagaagaaaaacaaccaaccaaccaaaagaCCCCCAAAGAAACCAATCCccatgaataaatatttcactacCTGTGTTTAAACGGTCATGTTTAAAAGGCACACTCTACCCTGAAGTCTAAACAGTGAAAGAAGCTTTTTATATGGGTATTAGAAATCTTTAGAGGATTAACATTCCCTAAGAACACACCCACAAGTCCCTTCAAAAATCCCAATTCCTTTGGATGACAGTCAGTTCCATGCTCAGCCTACAAGTGTGACCATATGTATCTCctggtttattaaaaaaaacaatttaaagttCCATTGCTAGTTGGAATGGGAAGATTTTTGCTGCCACTCTGTGCTCTAAATTAGACATTCTGAAGAAAACATGTCAAAAGCCTCATGCTAACTTTGCACTGTACAGAATGCTGTGCTTCCCTGGGTCCTGCATATGTCTGGCAATGCTGAAGCCAACAGAATTTCAAACTCACCCCCTCCTTAGACCTGAGTATAAAAGGAGTAGAAAACACTTcataaagaaatggaaaagggaagaaaaacaccTGCTCAGATTAAATACCATTTGCTGTCCAGCTGGGCCATCTGCTGCCGACACGAGTCGAgcctcccagccagctcctgcttcaTCTTATTGCACCGCTCCTCTGCCGCCTGCCTGGccttctctgcctgctccagcctACATGGGAAGGAACACAGACATTTGTTTTCAATTCACTCCTTCCCTGCACCCTCTCACCCTCTTCTTTTAGAGTTACCACAGGGATCTTTATAAAATCTTGAACTGAAAATActagtggaggaaaaaaaaagactttcaaaagcagttgtttctggaaaaaaaacaaaagcaaagccacACTGGTTCTTAAAGTGAAGTTAACATGTTTTCCAACAGCCTGCCTATGGAAAGAGCTTCCAGTGGGTCAGTTATGGATATGTTTGCCTgggaagagaaaacagcaggcacagagggatGAAGAGGAGTAAGTAAAAAAGCTCATGCTGGCACACAGGCCCAAATGTCTATGGGGCATATGGAAGGTCATCCTGTAAAGGTTTATACTGGCTACTGACTTCAATGTTGACTTTCTAATCTTGCAATTATTACCTCTCTTCCATTTGTTTCATAGAGGACATCAtctcatttgtttttccttcaaaagaggatattgcttctgttttctgttgtaATGAACACTCTGCATTCTGTAGGAAATAGTGAACAGTGTTTAAAGTTTACCACCAGCTAAAGAATGTTCAGCTTGCTAGAGGCCATGCCTGGGTCTGACTGGAATGTGCAAACAAAATGCTGATCGATAATGCCAGAGCAGATATTGCTCCAAACATTTTGTTACAACctcagaaaaaacccaaaccacttaACTAAGTTTTGACCTATGAGATCAGCTGCAAGACTGATGTTCTCATCAgaaaaaagcctgaagaaaCAAAACGAGATTAAATTGACAGGGCAAGAATACCAGTGATGATTTGAATGTAACAACTGTACTCAGTGGGCATGGAACcaggaagcaaaaaaatccccaaataaatactgctttcaaaagcaaaggcaCACCACAGCACTGGGTTTTCACTGACTTGCAAGTGTCTGGGAAGGAGGCAAAGAGCTGGGTAAAGCCTGAAGAGCCATCAAGAAATAGGCCATAAAAATTGAGAGAAATCCCCTCTGGATTTCTGGAACCAGGTGTGGGAGAGGAAGGCTTGCTGAACTCTTACTTCATGCGTGGAGAGGCTAGTTAcacttttgtttcattaatgGAAACAAGCTCTGTATATTTTTTGTGAGCACTGCTACACCATAGCTTCCTTGTAGAAATGCCAATCATACAGTTTTgttcaactgaaaaaaattatgtaaaactACAACCCACCCAATGagaaaccccacaaaaccaTCCCCAGCCCCCTGTGCATACCTGGGATTTGTGAAACATCTGCAAGTTAATGGCCTTCACTTCTTCTAACTGCTGGCGAAGGGCAACTAAAGTGTCTTGTTTTTCATGAGTATCTTTTTCCAGAAGTTTCATGgcaatttccatttctgttttcattccaATTTGTAGCTCCAACTCTTTCTCTAGTTCCTTACAAAGAGATTTCCTAGTTACTGCTATGCAGCCATAGGTCAGGGATAAAATCCAGATAACCCCATTCACAAACTGTGTCTCTGCTGTAATAATGCCAGTAGTTTCTTAAAAAGGCCTTTTATTTCCAACATGCCAAAAGCCCCAACTCCCCAGCACCTTACAGACATTGTTAATGGCTAATGCCCAGCATCTTGCTTGCAATTGCTCTATGAATTCTGAACTGCAAAAGGTGCACAACTGTCATCTTGTATTTGTAATGTTACAGCAGGCTGAATCCTTCACTTCACTTTCTATAGTTAAGTTTCCTTACCagcctgacttttttttcttctttcaactGCTTCCAAACATCACTGTACATTTCATCGAGACCCTGGCGTGACTGCTTGTAAGTATCCAATTCTACTTTTGTATCCTCTTTTGTTACCTACAAGAAACATCAGCCATTTAAGATCACAAAGTATTTAAAGTATCTCTGTAATTCTCGTGTGTAACTCAGTATTTCAATGTGCTATTTCAAGCAAAATCCTACTGTTTTACAATCAATGACCTGGCAAACATTAATAAGCTGAAATCTCAAAGatacagtaataataaaaatactttaatctTTTACACTTTTTACTTTAATACTTCTAATACTTTGAATTTGTTCTTCCTTCTGCAAGTGTATTTTTGGGTGTGTagtaaagaaaagtaaaatctaaTGCCTGAGCATACAACACCCAAACCCAGTGATCTGCTTAGCAATGTGCTCAACTGTGCTGAGCATTCCAGTGCACAGAGGGCTTGGGAGAACTCACTACAGCTGATCAAGAGAGATTACTTATTTAAAGGATCCTCATCATCTCTAAATAGGTGTCCCACCTCTACACTTTTTTCACTCCGTTCACGAATTAATTCATTCTGTTgttttagctgctgctgctcttcctgaaGGGATCCAATTCGGTCAGTAGCTGCTGCAAGCTGTATGAAGAGAAAAGATCTATATTTAATTACTGTGCAATCATGCAGCATCTGGAGCAATTTTGAAGTCAGTAGCTcagtctctgcagcagctgtgctgttcaCTTCCCCTTTTGctctccccaggagctgcctgacCCTTCTGCAGCCATACCCACTGTCAGCCAAAATTAATGTACCCACCAACATCTGTTCACCAAGTTCTGCTTCACACCCTCTtcaattcttttaaattattaactgggaaaacaaatgcaCCATAGTGTAAAAGACTAAAATCCACCCTGGATCTGTGGTATGAACTAGAAGTCCCACCAACCCATGCCAGTCCCTTCAGTCCCCACAGCTCACCAGTATCTACTCAAATATTTTAGGTGTAAGGTATAGTCTTAGGGAGTTTTGTATCTGATGGAAAAGAGCTGTGAGAAATACATAACAGATGAGATACAAACCTCTTCCTGGAGTTTTGAATTGGTCTTTTCTAAACAGTCTATTTTGTTCTGGAGATCTGCAACCGTGCAACTGTAGCAAGGAAGAGAGatgcataaaaataacaaatgaagTGTTAATGTTCAGCTTTTACTCCTATCCTTAACATTATTTTTACCATCTTGCATTTGTTAACAATGAAGTACTTTGGTGAGCGGGGGTAAAActctgaggaaggaaaacttCCCCTCTGAAGCACTGAGAGCACCATGTCCTTCTGCTGGCAGCCCTGTTCTGGCTTAGCTTTTGCAGTCATAACACCTCTCCTGCTCAAGAGGGTGAGGGAGGCCTGCTCCTCCTACTGAGCAACCTATAGAGGAAGAGTAGAGACTCTTCTTCTAAGCAATGAATTTCCAGATGCACTTGTAATAGTTTCTCTTGAAAAACATAGCTCCAAAATGTTCTGTTAATCACTCTCAAAAAAGTAAACTATTACACACACTTGCTTTCTGCATTGAATGTACCTGCAGAAGAACAGGactacaaaataaaactaagatTTTTGGGAAATAATCAGAAAAGGCATTCCAATATCAAACAAAAATCTACAAGACTGGCAGCAGAGACACTCAAAGCCATGCTGGAAAAGCTAAATAGGACAAGTGTTTGAATATGAGAATAGATGAAAATGCCACCTTAGATGACGGTTCAGTTCTTCCACATAATGCTTCTGGTCAAGGACAGCTGTAATCCCTCCATCTCTAGTTGTAAAAGTGAGAATTTATTAATTGAGAAGAAACTCCTTCATTCTAAAGTGTTATTCTGCACTACAGCTTTCAGCATAGACCTGCAAACAGAGCTAAAACCTTTTATCCTTTCCTTATAAAAGTACTTGTGTTGGAGCTGGATCAGAAGCACCAGGGAGgggaagcagctgcttctcAGCAGCTCCACAGTGACGTGCTCTGAAGTGACAGAAGCACATAAAATATGAAGATCCCTTCATTTGCTATAGGTCTTAGAAGACCTGATCTGTGCTCCTAAGTGCAGTCTCAAATCTAATATTTCacttaaaattacatttgttcCTCCATAACTGATATCTCCCACAAAGACAGCTACTTAGTTGAGAAGGTTTCTGAGACTGTGCTTAGAAACAAAAACAGGGAGCTGGCAAAGGGTGACTTCAAGAATCAAGTCTtctaaaaccaaataaaaccacaaTCTAATATTTTGTGTACTTTTAATTTGGTCCCAGCTCAAAACTCAAACTCTCCAAATTGTTGTTAAAACTACCACAAATTCAGTCTCTGAAAGACACTACTTTTGTTTAGGTAACAAAATCTGGTTTGGGTTCTCTTTTTTGGATGAGTAATAGTTTGAAATCTCCAGCACTTCCATCCTCCCACAGACTGTCTGACAGGATTGTTCTACAAAAACTGTAATGATTTAGAATTATTAATTCACCATACATACTGTTTGTCATCAGTGTCCTGTGTTTCCTTAAGGTACAAGGAAAAATCAATCACTCCaacctgaaaaatatatttaagatattAACACACCTTCACAGTGCAATTATGTGTAGAAGCAGGCATATACTGCATATTTGGAAAATGATAAAACTCTGAAGTTTAGATTTAGAGTGACAAATAATACCCATATCTTTTCTAGCTGATGCAAACATGCAAGCTAATATTTGTCATAAAAGCATCAAAGTAACCATATTATGTGTAACCAGTTTCCTTGCAGTTATTAATTTTGGCAATATTTTCATAAACTGTTACTTATGtactttcttttaattcacTGAGGGAAATACAGGAAGCTTCAATACAGGCCATGCTGGAAAGAAATCTGGACCCATCTCAGTAAATTATTTATAGGTGTACTTAATTCTACTAGAATCTTATACCAACTGATCCTATTAAAGCTTTAATCTTCACCTGGGAGTCCAAGTCTTCTCCTTTCAAGCAGAGGTTTGCATCAATAACATTCAGTCCAACCAGCAGACCCACAATaactgctccttcctcctccatcATCAGTGCATCAGGTTCATAAAATTCACTGGAACAAACAGTATAAGGCATCACTTCACATCAAACAATTGTAATGGCACTTCCATCACTGAAATCATATAAACAATAATGCAGCCTTAACAAAACTCAGCTGAGTTCTCACTCATTTATTGCATAAGGCAGAAGATTTCTAACTGTCTCAGAAAATACTCTGCAAGTTCCTTTGTATATTCACTGCAAAAACAATTAACCACTTgctcctctgctggctgcaaGAACACAATTAATGACTCTCCCTGGAGCCACAGGAGGTGTCAGTGATTCAGCAATATTCAGGAATACGTCTGTGCCATTACCTTAACAGATGCTTATGGTCCAGGAGTACTTTGAGATAATCTGCCAGTTTCTTTTGCATGAGTGCTAGATAAAGCCAAGccctccctctgcccacagcagtCCTAAAATGAAAAGTTGCATGTTTTAGTAAACCCAAGGTATTTTATTAACTTGATTTGTGCAATTCAAAATTCTCAGTTTACAAAGTGAGGGGAAGGACATTAGTTactaaaaaaacaacaacaaatctcTGGGGAAATGAACTATTGTCTCCAGAACACAAGAATGTTTAAGTACTTTCCATTCTTCAGGGAAAGTAATATTGTCAAATcttcttaatttgaaaaaccACACATATTGTCAACTACCACCATAACTCAACCATTAATACATCCTAGTATCAAAATCAAGTCTATTTCAATCATCCTGAATTACTCAAATGAAATACTATCAGCGCACACACAAAATGACATAAAATCATGAAAGTgggggaaagaagagagaaaaaaatacctaGGAAGACTTTAGTTATTTATAGCAAGTTTATAAAAGTGtccaaatgctgttttcaaTCTGACAGCATTGTTTGAGTCagaaattctgaatattttgagATATCCTCCTTATCTCTTGAAGTCAATGCCTCCTACACACcctatttttttactttgggaACAAGAGCTTGTTAAGGAAGCCAAGAGACTACATGAAGGATTCCTTTCCCCAGTAGTATGAGCAAAATGCATCATCCCCAACAATTAACTTACTTCAATTCTGGCAGATTTTTAACACTAGTTGCTATATCTGATGCTTCAGGACGAAGTTTTTCCACTAGCTCCAAAGGACCAAAAAACGATTTGTTCTGTCCAATAAAAGTCTTCTTCACTAAAGGGAGAATACAGAGAGATTTGTGAGGAAAAAGGTAGGCTTCCAACTCCAGAATTTTTGACAAATTTTACTGTGTTGCTTTGTCTTACCAGCTTATAACGTGTCTGTGGAAAGGGGGCATTAAAAATACCCTGACAGTTTAGGAGGCACAAAATACAGGATGTGCAAGGGTAACCACATCTCTGTAATATGGACTAGCATTGTATGTATATAGAATTAATAATGTAATTCAGAAGTCAAGCTGAAGCCACAGCAGGACATGACAGAGACTCCCTGACCTGCCTCTCCTCAGCCTGGCAGCCAGTGCCCACCTTTGAGCCCGTGCTTGAGGCAGTGCTCCAGCACCACGAAGAACTGCTGCAGTGGTGGGAAGTCGGAGTCCAGGGTCCGGCCCAGGCTCAGGGCTGACTGGATGAGGATTTTGATGCTGAGCTTCATCATGTTCATGAGGTTGGCACGTTCCTCCATGGTGTGACACCGTGTACCTGGGGGCACATGGgtggagaaaggaaagctgctttacaatcacagaatcaattaggctggaaaagacctgaGAAACTAGGTCAGGGCACTGAGTACCAGAtccagtttttcttt
The Parus major isolate Abel chromosome 13, Parus_major1.1, whole genome shotgun sequence DNA segment above includes these coding regions:
- the RUFY1 gene encoding RUN and FYVE domain-containing protein 1 isoform X1, coding for MAAGERRAAPAAGKEEDFEIIDKKQLPDAAELRNEEKAKPEEARWSAPILSLARKASENLALGYGSALKSASLVGLVSKPGSSDSPAKTSTRCHTMEERANLMNMMKLSIKILIQSALSLGRTLDSDFPPLQQFFVVLEHCLKHGLKVKKTFIGQNKSFFGPLELVEKLRPEASDIATSVKNLPELKTAVGRGRAWLYLALMQKKLADYLKVLLDHKHLLSEFYEPDALMMEEEGAVIVGLLVGLNVIDANLCLKGEDLDSQVGVIDFSLYLKETQDTDDKQDGGITAVLDQKHYVEELNRHLSCTVADLQNKIDCLEKTNSKLQEELAAATDRIGSLQEEQQQLKQQNELIRERSEKSVEVTKEDTKVELDTYKQSRQGLDEMYSDVWKQLKEEKKVRLELEKELELQIGMKTEMEIAMKLLEKDTHEKQDTLVALRQQLEEVKAINLQMFHKSQNAECSLQQKTEAISSFEGKTNEMMSSMKQMEERLEQAEKARQAAEERCNKMKQELAGRLDSCRQQMAQLDSKCSTLEKELKSEKEQRQTLQKELHQEKDATTLLKTELQQMEGLKKELRKLQDEKQQLKKVREEQEQALQEMGLHLSQSKLKMEDIKEVNKALKGHTWLKDDEATHCKQCKKEFSISRRKHHCRNCGDIFCNSCSSNELALPSYPKPVRVCDNCHTLLLQQCSSNSS
- the RUFY1 gene encoding RUN and FYVE domain-containing protein 1 isoform X3; this translates as MEERANLMNMMKLSIKILIQSALSLGRTLDSDFPPLQQFFVVLEHCLKHGLKVKKTFIGQNKSFFGPLELVEKLRPEASDIATSVKNLPELKTAVGRGRAWLYLALMQKKLADYLKVLLDHKHLLSEFYEPDALMMEEEGAVIVGLLVGLNVIDANLCLKGEDLDSQVGVIDFSLYLKETQDTDDKQDGGITAVLDQKHYVEELNRHLSCTVADLQNKIDCLEKTNSKLQEELAAATDRIGSLQEEQQQLKQQNELIRERSEKSVEVTKEDTKVELDTYKQSRQGLDEMYSDVWKQLKEEKKVRLELEKELELQIGMKTEMEIAMKLLEKDTHEKQDTLVALRQQLEEVKAINLQMFHKSQNAECSLQQKTEAISSFEGKTNEMMSSMKQMEERLEQAEKARQAAEERCNKMKQELAGRLDSCRQQMAQLDSKCSTLEKELKSEKEQRQTLQKELHQEKDATTLLKTELQQMEGLKKELRKLQDEKQQLKKVREEQEQALQEMGLHLSQSKLKMEDIKEVNKALKGHTWLKDDEATHCKQCKKEFSISRRKHHCRNCGDIFCNSCSSNELALPSYPKPVRVCDNCHTLLLQQCSSNSS
- the RUFY1 gene encoding RUN and FYVE domain-containing protein 1 isoform X2, whose product is MAAGERRAAPAAGKEEDFEIIDKKQLPDAAELRNEEKAKPEEARWSAPILSLARKASENLALGYGSALKSASLVGLVSKPGSSDSPAKTSTRCHTMEERANLMNMMKLSIKILIQSALSLGRTLDSDFPPLQQFFVVLEHCLKHGLKVKKTFIGQNKSFFGPLELVEKLRPEASDIATSVKNLPELKTAVGRGRAWLYLALMQKKLADYLKVLLDHKHLLSEFYEPDALMMEEEGAVIVGLLVGLNVIDANLCLKGEDLDSQVGVIDFSLYLKETQDTDDKHCTVADLQNKIDCLEKTNSKLQEELAAATDRIGSLQEEQQQLKQQNELIRERSEKSVEVTKEDTKVELDTYKQSRQGLDEMYSDVWKQLKEEKKVRLELEKELELQIGMKTEMEIAMKLLEKDTHEKQDTLVALRQQLEEVKAINLQMFHKSQNAECSLQQKTEAISSFEGKTNEMMSSMKQMEERLEQAEKARQAAEERCNKMKQELAGRLDSCRQQMAQLDSKCSTLEKELKSEKEQRQTLQKELHQEKDATTLLKTELQQMEGLKKELRKLQDEKQQLKKVREEQEQALQEMGLHLSQSKLKMEDIKEVNKALKGHTWLKDDEATHCKQCKKEFSISRRKHHCRNCGDIFCNSCSSNELALPSYPKPVRVCDNCHTLLLQQCSSNSS